In a genomic window of Occallatibacter riparius:
- a CDS encoding PadR family transcriptional regulator: MQRDEIPPGTLDLLILKTLALHGHLHGYEIANSIQRMSDEVLQVEEGSLYPALQRMLIKGWATAEWGMTAGNRRARYYKLTAAGRKQLVIEVSQFERVMGAITRVIQTA, from the coding sequence ATGCAACGTGATGAGATTCCGCCGGGGACACTGGATTTGCTGATCTTGAAGACGCTAGCGCTGCATGGCCATCTGCATGGGTATGAGATTGCCAACTCAATTCAGCGCATGTCGGACGAGGTACTGCAGGTGGAAGAGGGTTCGCTGTATCCGGCACTGCAGCGGATGCTGATTAAAGGCTGGGCGACGGCGGAGTGGGGCATGACCGCCGGCAACCGACGGGCACGCTACTACAAACTGACAGCTGCGGGGCGGAAACAGCTGGTGATAGAGGTTTCGCAGTTTGAGCGCGTAATGGGAGCCATTACACGGGTGATTCAGACGGCGTGA
- a CDS encoding DUF6603 domain-containing protein, with translation MSDPQLGNEILDLAKAIGLFNDSGLNADWFGNPLDHIQAIFTNDTQRAAFLRVLDALLEPASLPDLPASETWHPLLSDQTRGNAYLTVNTAHNLTFGFAGDFHSDGSTPLASLRAHLPLVSVNGGNAEAVAGTPDGPLDLSLRVHLGLAFGADPIGLDDVIVIASLTPFGGPHPATLTVELQGLQLDNTGKKNVFLDPSNLGSEAIHLIVAFMQQQLHSLAGGGGVAGAVADNLLPLLGFGDSAIPQFPFEQLGNPAALNQWFASLLQGGAAAPIAAWLQHLARLLGNAVAATSGTGSESDPWVVPILALGATTGSGLNITLATKTVSSTTSLLLGLQARVIPSGPNPPLRIEGSAILASIPVTGTGSASVLPSASVIAIAPGALGAGALVNTATIAAQKLRAGFTWTGTALQPLLEIDSVDFTVAGTTTHYPKIDLTNADSVASDLSATVGNLLASYLGNTGPGRNLAALIGIVKPENDAASPHTLNFAQLVSNPAHAIAAVHRSVLLDGAHPWSHMLEEIGGMVGIATAVTGSGTRNNPWVLELAPPSGFHVELAAWNDQTSGNAADPQKLRLGLRASFSQAPFEIYWLSELLAFDLPQSGAGAVSLMAGQHAHIGIQPIPAVPDVAGLSISVGDLAADMAFIPGSPVTWTAGVHNISVSYAGSTVNVPFVGFPNAAAFDVSNPAAIAAGFGITIPNLELLLRLVLTRALASWGGVPAYTLAGLLGIHSGLDGLPSDWPTLADPGAAGSLLSDPFTAVRKWLQQIATGVSAEGEAFLPQLFPWLRGLLADALPDIPGDPLPDFTLPITGSGTYDDPWALPLATTSSAGLDALLWLEPAGPPPSWANAFVSAATSADNFFSFFQTAQSVAAFLPELRNAIYNNDPILLTSALNDLSAVLENGDGVSQLASQVPTSPNWTAGTTLTSAHNKQPSDPQAISQILSQVDTMAGGAGSARTVLLLGPAFSDHTIWNALLADPNVHGTTAANTSFNLRVPGLDPASVDLTTVTAQASWYTADLQDDATGNTDSLVAQIGRLVARVQQLNGATPVTLVAHSTAGIAALKYTQANSALVQGLITLGTPHLGSSLDSLAETRIADALRVIKLLRDNIAAGSFRDAIDFLLLALDGYLPAVGGALPVAAPFPAGSFPTPITAPASIDSGGRPVFALGSQIGSGLLDALKPALSAVAHAAANPAVTPPAPTHIGIGARAHVNQATVASGTLAVDTTIRGDLFQIPLHSGAPTPPHPKHAVFVRANLVNPNGWLIGASSAIAAPGLPPVDVRVRWAEIGADIYPDGTLKVDPVISLHQVSWHGPVTELVDIAHPNAQALLGAVLQGISQPTPPSGSAADILLTTLQALNIAVADIHGGIGISADAFNALIADPIGYLSQQFTNAINSAAGIAGFISATQIIPSRGAVAVPEWTLQLAGLPLELYVLPNPWAVGIRTTGAGWSIADSTGITLDASVSLPGFTPDFDASFTLGAFSLVFDAATQHLTASAQPWLQPITLIPTPSPASLQAMLTNALPRMLFSGATSAVLEALAGPGINVGPIDTFFTSMSPLLTQPSALGNGTTLDSAKLTKFLQFIGNLAGLPAGPGLTLPGDLQITASGAGTAVDPIKLQVQTTAAIGGVLNLTGGVSFDALLHPSPTGSVAFTIPLPAAVAGAWSAVTVNFGGSAAGVTLSVAPVSVPPTAPIQILPTFSGLGTLANALESLLPQVLDALVTAVGPGPVPTLVLNIATAVGIYDNAGKFAAHANDLKAMLNGTWLSTFTANPANAASKIAALFSGGSPLAGILPGSVSSTAGVVTWNFPLGGADSGTINVALGWDASGPSATIGINQLKFGSGALVLSAAGGYALGNIAVSTSFGADLDAALGISVTPTIALSESGGTFHLSLYPLADNTGNGPMTVDLLPTVSVTNPDPAKLIEKWLVPLVGNTLLKTAVIKNTFDTHLWPSGPQVRTVLTGSGIAVPSGPDLVLNGSFPTVTQLVSGVLNALATGISINITDHLSIGLTNGGGKIGVNLKGAIDFTVGDYDLSMLFGAPTEWGSTFDAGVTLSLLQISPSFQFTPELTVAGLGLGLTGANDAPLVNSNGFRIGGVRLYSFFHAGFTNGTSSNFTFDSPGAGVEIDKLGLPLSQATGGNVGGNNPVAAGLLGGGGNGGNGGGDSQPVNPGVDVAAWYWASPAGDDTFHILISGDNKPIWIGVHAQLGPIYLDQIGIIFNGNTSASLVLDATVKVGPLTGQVDELGVTIPYKSLMHPDKWSLDLKGLALSFQTPGVTIAGALLKNDSGPAVEYDGMLLIQITEFGLVAVGAYSKPHDASGDYTSIFVFAGVFIVIGIPPVIEVEAIGLGVGYNRELIVPDDMNKIPEFILVAALDDGGALANDPMGELMQIRDSIPAKRGSLWLAVGLHGTTFVIVHVTAIVYVALDRGVEVGVLGVARLAVPSDDTALVSVELAIKARFSSAEGILSIQAQLTDNSYIFDKDCQLTGGFAYFMWFPQGQFVITIGGYHPQFHKPTQFPDVPRLGFRWALPIGANIKGENYFALTNTCIMAGGKLELTYGISCAYVWFTAFADFLISWDPFYYTIDIGVSVGATIAIQVCFWGFCIGVHITLSLGATLTIEGPPLHGTVSVDLGICTITVPFGPDANPQPPYITDFNIFATKYLFGNDPNGNAFRVNVLKGLVPPSPSGAEPAPGTIDKPWKMLSEFSFQCDTKLPASITTDFVQGTKDHSDQVHVIDLAPMNKESVDSTMFISLFGKDNHDQWVQISVQSPPADAELQIDSLHWTMTPIIGKVSEATWHWLDPTHMPAAANTIPAIVGFTIQGFCVLTEQTALIPIAKLYDVGNSRPLPFATDFTFSYAQYQAFGLAAEEYLALTASTASTSVYEIASAITSGSGGFFAEQRTTSGLPTPGNSRVANRAMLYRRSSPPQIAPITTGLTMRAPALSAPPIISRPPVVLPVALEGPRLRAVLRGLPQVVSDVPTTLRTTVKSVAAAAGVLRMAAPLADVPGSGLLRVKGASAPAPTRIAKASSTLRSTELGWVSGKGHQQQIAQAEADLVGNGLTVPAGTTHVWDVPANLQNTLVITGDSAFRITFLTRGGSVLSDAEYPPAVSTKIQIPPKCGMFSVECLGNLPAGVSARTSGFAAISFTAAPAGRKTVAGWQANNLLPQVGPTTLLSRGSCLVLPQTHIPLRERQAIAQTMVRAADAVAGQIGTETWLPTHIGAVMILLDLQDATSSDDGDLAISAQGATLASNPIRILGGRRRALLYDIAKIDPKAARIVIGVASTKGWRLSGVVGLPGNAQEWATDLQGKVPEHVVADGPLTPDGSVSIRLSAGGESAAGTHAGTIDIVPTGVAV, from the coding sequence ATGAGCGATCCTCAGCTTGGTAACGAAATCCTCGATCTCGCTAAAGCCATTGGGCTCTTCAACGACAGCGGCCTCAACGCCGACTGGTTCGGCAACCCGCTCGATCACATTCAAGCCATCTTCACCAACGACACGCAGCGAGCCGCGTTCCTGCGCGTCCTGGACGCCCTGCTCGAGCCCGCCAGTCTGCCCGATCTTCCCGCCAGCGAAACCTGGCACCCGCTTCTCAGCGACCAGACGCGCGGCAACGCGTACCTCACCGTAAACACAGCGCACAATCTCACCTTCGGTTTTGCCGGCGATTTCCATTCAGACGGCTCAACGCCCCTGGCATCGCTGCGTGCGCATCTGCCTCTGGTCAGCGTCAACGGCGGCAACGCCGAAGCTGTCGCCGGAACACCGGACGGCCCGCTCGACCTGAGCCTGCGCGTTCACCTTGGCCTAGCATTCGGCGCCGATCCGATCGGGCTGGATGACGTGATCGTTATCGCGAGCCTCACGCCCTTCGGAGGCCCGCATCCAGCCACTCTCACAGTCGAACTCCAGGGCCTGCAACTCGACAACACAGGCAAGAAGAACGTCTTCCTCGACCCGTCGAACCTCGGCTCTGAGGCCATACATCTCATCGTCGCCTTCATGCAGCAGCAACTCCACTCCCTTGCTGGCGGTGGAGGCGTAGCCGGCGCAGTCGCAGACAACCTCCTCCCTCTCCTCGGTTTCGGAGACTCCGCAATTCCGCAATTCCCGTTCGAGCAACTCGGCAACCCTGCTGCCCTCAATCAGTGGTTCGCGTCCTTGTTGCAGGGAGGCGCCGCCGCACCCATCGCCGCATGGCTTCAGCATCTGGCGCGCCTGCTCGGAAACGCCGTGGCCGCCACCTCCGGTACCGGCAGCGAATCCGACCCATGGGTTGTGCCGATCCTCGCTCTTGGAGCGACGACTGGTTCAGGCCTGAACATCACGCTCGCCACGAAGACTGTTTCATCGACGACATCGCTGCTTCTCGGCCTGCAGGCTCGCGTGATTCCTTCCGGCCCCAACCCTCCGCTGCGGATTGAAGGCAGCGCGATTCTCGCTTCCATCCCGGTGACTGGAACGGGTTCGGCGTCCGTACTGCCTTCGGCTTCCGTGATCGCGATCGCCCCTGGCGCGCTCGGCGCAGGCGCGTTGGTGAACACTGCCACCATCGCTGCACAAAAACTGCGCGCTGGATTCACTTGGACAGGCACGGCCCTTCAGCCGCTGCTCGAAATCGACTCGGTCGACTTCACCGTCGCCGGCACAACCACGCATTACCCGAAGATCGATCTCACCAATGCTGACAGCGTTGCCAGCGATCTCTCCGCCACCGTCGGCAACCTCCTCGCAAGTTATCTCGGCAACACCGGTCCCGGGCGCAATCTCGCCGCCCTCATCGGTATCGTGAAGCCGGAGAACGATGCCGCATCGCCGCACACTCTCAACTTCGCGCAGCTCGTCTCCAATCCCGCCCACGCTATTGCCGCCGTTCATCGTTCGGTGCTCCTCGACGGTGCGCATCCGTGGTCGCACATGCTTGAAGAAATCGGCGGAATGGTTGGCATCGCGACCGCCGTAACTGGCTCCGGCACGCGCAACAATCCCTGGGTTCTCGAACTCGCGCCGCCATCCGGCTTCCACGTTGAGCTCGCCGCCTGGAACGACCAGACCAGCGGCAATGCAGCCGATCCTCAAAAACTCCGCCTTGGTCTCCGGGCATCCTTCTCGCAGGCGCCGTTCGAAATCTACTGGCTGAGTGAACTGCTGGCCTTTGATCTGCCGCAAAGCGGAGCAGGCGCTGTCTCGCTGATGGCCGGCCAGCACGCCCACATCGGCATCCAGCCCATCCCCGCCGTTCCCGATGTGGCAGGCCTCTCCATCTCCGTCGGCGATCTTGCCGCCGACATGGCCTTCATCCCCGGCTCCCCCGTCACGTGGACGGCTGGCGTCCACAACATCTCCGTCTCTTACGCAGGCAGCACAGTCAATGTCCCCTTTGTCGGATTCCCCAACGCTGCGGCCTTCGACGTTTCGAATCCTGCCGCAATCGCCGCTGGCTTCGGCATCACCATTCCCAATCTCGAACTGCTGCTGCGCCTGGTCCTCACGCGCGCCCTCGCCTCCTGGGGAGGAGTGCCCGCGTACACCCTTGCAGGCTTGCTCGGCATTCACAGCGGCCTCGATGGACTCCCCTCCGACTGGCCCACTCTCGCCGACCCCGGCGCAGCCGGCTCTCTGCTCAGCGATCCATTCACGGCCGTGCGCAAGTGGCTGCAGCAGATTGCCACCGGTGTCTCTGCTGAAGGCGAGGCCTTCCTGCCTCAACTCTTCCCGTGGCTTCGCGGCCTCCTCGCAGACGCACTGCCCGACATCCCCGGCGATCCTCTCCCGGATTTCACCCTGCCCATCACCGGCTCCGGAACCTACGACGATCCATGGGCGCTGCCGCTCGCCACCACTTCCAGCGCCGGACTCGATGCATTGCTCTGGCTCGAACCCGCCGGCCCGCCGCCCTCGTGGGCAAACGCGTTTGTCAGTGCGGCAACCAGCGCCGACAATTTCTTCAGCTTCTTCCAAACCGCGCAATCGGTCGCAGCGTTCCTACCCGAACTCCGCAACGCCATCTACAACAACGATCCCATCCTGCTTACCTCTGCGCTGAACGACCTTTCCGCGGTTCTCGAAAATGGCGACGGAGTCTCCCAGCTCGCATCCCAGGTTCCCACCAGTCCAAACTGGACCGCCGGAACCACCCTCACCAGCGCGCATAACAAGCAGCCCTCTGACCCGCAGGCTATCTCCCAGATCCTCTCCCAGGTCGACACCATGGCCGGAGGTGCGGGCAGCGCGCGCACGGTGCTCCTCCTTGGTCCCGCCTTCAGCGATCACACCATATGGAACGCGCTTCTCGCTGATCCAAACGTCCACGGAACCACCGCGGCAAACACCAGCTTCAACTTGCGCGTCCCCGGCCTCGATCCCGCGTCGGTCGATCTCACCACCGTCACTGCACAGGCATCCTGGTACACCGCCGATCTGCAGGACGACGCCACCGGCAACACCGATTCCCTCGTCGCCCAGATCGGCCGCCTTGTCGCTCGCGTGCAGCAGCTCAACGGCGCCACTCCCGTCACTCTCGTTGCTCACTCAACAGCCGGCATCGCGGCCCTCAAGTACACCCAGGCCAATTCCGCGCTAGTGCAGGGACTCATCACACTCGGCACTCCGCACCTTGGCTCCAGCCTCGACTCGCTCGCCGAAACCCGCATCGCCGATGCCCTCCGGGTCATCAAGCTCCTGCGCGACAACATTGCCGCCGGATCGTTCCGCGACGCTATCGACTTCCTCCTGCTCGCGCTCGACGGCTATCTGCCTGCTGTCGGTGGCGCTCTTCCCGTCGCCGCGCCATTCCCAGCCGGATCATTCCCCACGCCCATCACCGCTCCGGCATCCATCGACAGCGGCGGCCGCCCTGTTTTCGCGCTCGGCAGCCAGATTGGCTCCGGCCTCCTCGACGCGCTCAAGCCCGCTCTTTCCGCTGTGGCCCACGCAGCCGCCAATCCGGCCGTGACGCCGCCCGCACCCACCCACATCGGAATCGGCGCGCGCGCCCACGTGAATCAGGCCACAGTCGCTTCCGGAACCCTCGCCGTCGACACCACCATTCGCGGCGATCTCTTCCAGATCCCTCTGCACTCCGGCGCCCCCACTCCGCCACACCCAAAGCACGCCGTCTTCGTCCGCGCCAATCTCGTCAACCCGAACGGATGGCTCATCGGCGCGTCCAGTGCCATTGCCGCTCCCGGCCTCCCGCCGGTTGACGTGCGCGTCCGCTGGGCTGAGATCGGCGCAGACATCTATCCTGACGGCACGCTCAAGGTCGATCCCGTCATCAGCCTTCACCAGGTCTCCTGGCACGGTCCCGTCACTGAACTGGTCGACATCGCGCATCCCAACGCCCAAGCGCTGCTCGGTGCCGTTCTCCAGGGAATCAGCCAGCCCACGCCGCCCTCCGGCTCGGCCGCCGACATCCTTCTCACCACGCTCCAGGCACTCAACATCGCCGTCGCCGACATACACGGCGGCATCGGCATCTCCGCCGACGCCTTCAACGCCCTCATCGCCGACCCCATTGGCTACCTCTCCCAGCAGTTCACCAACGCGATCAACTCGGCCGCGGGCATCGCCGGCTTCATCTCGGCTACGCAGATCATTCCCAGCCGCGGCGCGGTCGCCGTCCCCGAGTGGACGCTCCAACTCGCCGGCCTGCCGCTTGAGCTCTACGTGCTTCCAAACCCCTGGGCCGTCGGCATCCGCACCACCGGCGCGGGATGGTCCATCGCCGACTCCACCGGAATCACCCTTGATGCCAGCGTCAGCCTCCCCGGCTTCACGCCCGACTTCGACGCCTCCTTCACCCTCGGCGCATTCAGCCTCGTCTTCGACGCCGCTACTCAGCACCTCACGGCCTCCGCTCAGCCGTGGCTGCAGCCCATCACGCTCATCCCGACGCCCAGCCCCGCCTCCCTTCAGGCGATGCTCACCAACGCGCTCCCGCGCATGCTCTTCTCCGGCGCAACCTCCGCGGTCCTCGAAGCCCTCGCCGGCCCCGGCATTAATGTCGGCCCCATCGACACATTCTTCACGTCGATGTCCCCGCTCCTCACGCAGCCCTCAGCGCTTGGCAATGGCACCACGCTCGACTCCGCAAAGCTCACAAAATTCCTGCAGTTCATCGGCAATCTCGCGGGCCTCCCTGCCGGCCCCGGGCTCACGCTCCCCGGTGATCTCCAAATCACCGCCTCCGGCGCGGGCACGGCCGTCGACCCGATCAAGCTGCAAGTTCAGACCACAGCAGCCATCGGCGGTGTGCTCAATCTCACTGGCGGCGTGTCGTTCGACGCGCTGCTGCACCCGAGCCCAACCGGCTCCGTCGCCTTCACCATCCCGCTTCCCGCCGCCGTTGCAGGCGCGTGGAGCGCCGTCACCGTAAATTTTGGCGGCAGCGCCGCGGGTGTCACGCTCTCTGTTGCTCCGGTCAGCGTTCCACCCACCGCTCCCATCCAGATCCTGCCCACATTCAGTGGCCTCGGCACGCTCGCCAACGCCCTCGAGAGCCTTCTGCCGCAGGTCCTCGACGCCCTTGTCACGGCAGTCGGACCTGGCCCCGTGCCGACTCTTGTGCTGAACATTGCCACGGCGGTGGGCATCTACGACAACGCTGGAAAGTTTGCCGCGCACGCCAACGATCTGAAGGCGATGCTCAACGGCACATGGCTGTCGACCTTCACCGCGAACCCTGCCAACGCGGCAAGCAAAATCGCCGCTCTCTTCAGCGGTGGTTCGCCGCTCGCCGGCATCCTGCCCGGAAGTGTCAGTTCCACCGCCGGCGTAGTTACATGGAACTTCCCGCTGGGCGGTGCAGACTCCGGCACCATCAATGTCGCTCTCGGCTGGGATGCCTCCGGTCCTTCAGCTACCATCGGCATCAACCAGCTCAAGTTCGGCTCCGGTGCGCTCGTCCTCTCCGCCGCCGGTGGATACGCCCTCGGCAACATCGCCGTCTCCACCAGCTTCGGCGCAGACCTCGATGCTGCACTCGGCATCTCCGTCACGCCGACCATCGCGCTCAGCGAGAGCGGCGGCACCTTCCACCTCTCGCTCTATCCGCTCGCCGACAACACCGGCAATGGCCCCATGACCGTTGATCTCCTGCCCACTGTCAGCGTCACCAATCCTGATCCCGCCAAGCTTATCGAGAAATGGCTGGTCCCGCTGGTCGGCAACACGCTGCTCAAGACCGCCGTCATCAAGAACACCTTTGACACGCACCTCTGGCCCTCAGGTCCGCAAGTCAGAACTGTCCTCACCGGCTCTGGCATTGCTGTCCCCAGCGGTCCCGACCTCGTTCTCAATGGTTCATTCCCCACCGTCACGCAGCTCGTGAGCGGTGTCCTCAACGCGCTCGCCACGGGCATCAGCATCAACATCACTGACCACCTCTCCATCGGCCTCACCAATGGCGGTGGCAAGATCGGTGTCAATCTCAAGGGCGCGATTGACTTCACAGTCGGCGACTACGACCTTTCCATGCTCTTCGGCGCACCCACCGAGTGGGGCAGCACCTTCGATGCTGGCGTCACGCTGTCACTCCTCCAAATCAGCCCCTCATTCCAGTTCACTCCGGAACTGACCGTTGCCGGCCTCGGTCTCGGCCTCACCGGCGCGAACGATGCGCCGCTCGTCAACAGCAACGGGTTCCGCATTGGCGGCGTGCGCCTCTACTCCTTCTTCCACGCTGGATTCACCAACGGAACCTCCAGCAACTTCACCTTCGATTCCCCCGGCGCCGGTGTCGAAATCGACAAGCTCGGCCTGCCGCTCTCCCAAGCCACCGGCGGCAACGTAGGTGGAAACAATCCCGTCGCTGCGGGCCTTCTCGGAGGCGGCGGCAATGGCGGCAACGGCGGAGGCGATTCGCAACCCGTCAATCCTGGCGTCGATGTCGCCGCTTGGTATTGGGCCAGTCCCGCGGGCGACGACACCTTCCACATCCTCATCTCCGGCGACAACAAGCCCATCTGGATCGGCGTCCACGCGCAGCTTGGCCCCATCTATCTCGACCAGATCGGCATCATCTTCAACGGCAATACCTCCGCCTCGCTCGTCCTCGATGCCACTGTCAAGGTCGGCCCGCTCACCGGCCAGGTCGACGAACTCGGCGTCACCATTCCCTACAAGTCCCTCATGCATCCCGACAAATGGTCGCTCGATTTAAAGGGACTTGCCCTCAGCTTCCAAACTCCCGGTGTCACCATCGCAGGCGCTCTGCTAAAGAACGACAGCGGCCCCGCCGTGGAGTACGACGGCATGCTGCTCATCCAGATCACCGAATTCGGCCTCGTCGCCGTCGGCGCGTACTCCAAGCCGCACGATGCCTCGGGCGACTACACCAGCATCTTCGTATTCGCCGGCGTGTTCATCGTCATCGGCATTCCGCCGGTCATTGAAGTCGAAGCTATCGGCCTCGGCGTCGGGTACAACCGCGAACTCATCGTTCCCGACGACATGAACAAGATCCCCGAGTTCATCCTTGTCGCGGCCCTCGATGATGGCGGCGCGCTCGCCAACGACCCCATGGGCGAGCTCATGCAGATCCGCGACAGCATCCCTGCCAAGCGGGGCAGCCTCTGGCTTGCAGTTGGTCTGCACGGCACCACCTTCGTCATCGTGCACGTCACCGCCATCGTCTATGTCGCGCTCGACCGCGGCGTCGAAGTAGGCGTTCTGGGCGTCGCCCGACTTGCGGTGCCCTCAGACGACACTGCACTCGTCTCCGTCGAGCTTGCCATCAAGGCGCGCTTCTCCTCCGCTGAGGGCATCCTCTCCATCCAGGCGCAGCTCACTGACAACTCCTACATCTTCGACAAAGATTGCCAGCTCACCGGCGGCTTTGCCTACTTCATGTGGTTCCCTCAGGGACAGTTCGTCATCACCATCGGCGGCTACCACCCGCAATTCCACAAGCCCACGCAATTCCCCGATGTCCCCCGTCTCGGCTTCCGCTGGGCTCTCCCCATCGGCGCCAACATCAAGGGCGAAAACTACTTCGCGCTCACCAACACCTGCATCATGGCCGGCGGAAAGCTCGAGCTCACCTACGGCATCTCCTGCGCGTACGTGTGGTTCACCGCTTTCGCTGACTTCCTCATCTCCTGGGACCCCTTCTACTACACCATCGACATCGGCGTCTCCGTCGGCGCAACCATCGCCATTCAGGTCTGCTTCTGGGGCTTCTGCATCGGCGTCCACATCACGCTGTCGCTGGGCGCAACGCTCACCATTGAAGGCCCGCCGCTGCATGGCACCGTCTCCGTCGATCTCGGCATTTGCACCATCACCGTCCCGTTCGGACCCGATGCCAACCCGCAGCCGCCCTACATCACTGACTTCAACATCTTCGCCACCAAGTACCTCTTCGGCAACGACCCCAACGGCAACGCCTTCCGCGTCAATGTCCTCAAGGGCCTCGTGCCTCCGTCTCCGTCCGGAGCCGAGCCGGCCCCCGGCACCATCGACAAGCCCTGGAAGATGCTTAGCGAATTCTCCTTCCAGTGCGACACCAAGCTCCCCGCCAGCATTACCACCGACTTCGTTCAGGGCACGAAGGATCACAGCGACCAGGTGCACGTAATCGACCTGGCTCCCATGAACAAAGAGTCGGTCGACAGCACCATGTTCATCTCGCTCTTCGGCAAAGACAACCACGATCAGTGGGTCCAGATCAGCGTCCAGAGCCCGCCCGCTGATGCCGAACTGCAAATCGACTCGCTCCATTGGACGATGACCCCCATCATCGGCAAGGTCTCCGAGGCAACGTGGCATTGGCTCGATCCCACCCACATGCCCGCCGCGGCCAACACGATTCCGGCGATTGTCGGATTCACCATCCAGGGCTTCTGCGTGCTTACTGAGCAGACAGCCCTCATTCCCATCGCCAAGCTCTACGACGTTGGCAACAGCCGCCCACTGCCGTTCGCAACCGACTTCACCTTTAGTTACGCGCAATACCAGGCCTTCGGTCTAGCCGCCGAAGAGTACCTCGCGCTCACCGCCTCCACGGCTTCCACTAGCGTCTACGAGATCGCCAGCGCCATCACCAGTGGCTCGGGTGGCTTCTTCGCAGAGCAGCGCACCACCAGCGGTCTGCCCACGCCCGGCAACTCGCGGGTTGCGAACCGCGCCATGCTCTATCGCCGCTCGTCTCCGCCGCAGATCGCTCCCATCACCACCGGCCTCACCATGCGCGCCCCTGCTCTGTCCGCACCGCCCATAATCAGCCGGCCCCCTGTCGTTTTGCCCGTCGCACTCGAAGGCCCACGCCTCCGCGCCGTCCTACGCGGACTACCGCAGGTCGTGAGCGACGTCCCCACCACCCTCCGCACCACCGTCAAATCTGTCGCTGCCGCGGCAGGCGTGCTGCGTATGGCCGCGCCCCTGGCCGACGTCCCCGGCTCCGGTCTGCTGCGCGTCAAGGGCGCCTCGGCCCCCGCGCCTACGCGCATCGCCAAAGCCTCCAGCACACTGCGCTCCACGGAACTCGGCTGGGTGTCCGGCAAAGGACATCAGCAGCAGATCGCGCAGGCCGAAGCCGACCTCGTCGGCAACGGCCTTACCGTTCCCGCCGGCACAACCCACGTCTGGGACGTTCCCGCAAACCTGCAGAACACCCTCGTCATCACCGGCGACTCCGCCTTCCGCATCACCTTCCTCACCCGCGGCGGGTCCGTGCTCTCTGACGCCGAGTATCCTCCCGCCGTCTCCACCAAGATTCAGATCCCGCCCAAGTGCGGCATGTTCTCCGTTGAGTGCTTGGGCAATCTTCCCGCCGGCGTTTCCGCACGCACCTCCGGCTTCGCCGCCATCAGTTTCACCGCCGCGCCCGCGGGCCGCAAAACCGTTGCCGGATGGCAGGCAAACAATCTGCTGCCGCAGGTCGGTCCCACCACCCTCCTTAGCCGCGGCTCCTGCCTCGTCCTGCCGCAGACCCACATCCCCCTCCGCGAGCGTCAGGCCATCGCGCAAACCATGGTCCGTGCTGCCGATGCAGTCGCTGGCCAGATCGGCACGGAAACATGGCTGCCCACGCACATTGGCGCCGTCATGATCCTGCTGGACCTTCAGGACGCCACCTCCAGCGACGACGGCGACCTCGCCATCAGCGCCCAGGGCGCGACCCTCGCCTCCAATCCCATTCGCATCCTCGGTGGACGCCGCCGCGCCTTGCTCTACGACATTGCCAAAATCGACCCCAAGGCCGCCCGCATCGTCATCGGCGTCGCCAGCACAAAAGGCTGGCGTCTGTCCGGCGTCGTCGGCCTTCCCGGCAATGCGCAGGAGTGGGCCACTGACCTGCAAGGCAAGGTCCCCGAGCATGTCGTCGCCGACGGCCCCCTCACCCCCGACGGCAGTGTCTCCATCCGCCTCTCTGCTGGCGGAGAATCCGCCGCCGGCACGCACGCTGGAACCATTGACATCGTCCCCACAGGAGTCGCCGTATGA